One part of the Lotus japonicus ecotype B-129 chromosome 2, LjGifu_v1.2 genome encodes these proteins:
- the LOC130738171 gene encoding uncharacterized protein LOC130738171 isoform X1, with the protein MEVISNGKQEEGTSKDPSQQDKVLEIADKVCEIVKKIREDSSNVTKETNFDDCLDETKMLEIYDAIEEQFGISFNDYHLDKVVTLYDIAKLIEDPSKYRRNRKQRIMGEGLKMGEARGFQITAARRKSKKAAPAKNDAGSRSISFE; encoded by the exons ATGGAGGTTATTAGCAATGGAAAGCAGGAGGAGGGGACTTCAAAAGATCCTTCGCAA CAGGATAAAGTACTAGAGATAGCTGACAAGGTGTGCGAAATAGTAAAGAAGATACGAGAAGACTCTAGTAATGTTACGAAGGAGACAAACTTTGATGATTGTCTTGATGAAACAAAAATG TTGGAGATCTACGACGCCATTGAGGAGCAATTTGGGATTAGTTTTAATGACTACCATCTTGACAAAGTTGTCACACTTTATGATATTGCAAAACTTATTGAAGACCCGAGCAAATATCGTCGTAATCGAAAGCAGAGAATAATGGGTGAAGGTTTGAAAATGGGAGAAGCACGTGGTTTTCAAATTACAGCTGCCAGAAGAAAATCGAAGAAGGCAGCTCCTGCAAAAAATGATGCGGGAAGTAGGTCTATCTCTTTCGAATAA
- the LOC130738171 gene encoding uncharacterized protein LOC130738171 isoform X2: MEVISNGKQEEGTSKDPSQDKVLEIADKVCEIVKKIREDSSNVTKETNFDDCLDETKMLEIYDAIEEQFGISFNDYHLDKVVTLYDIAKLIEDPSKYRRNRKQRIMGEGLKMGEARGFQITAARRKSKKAAPAKNDAGSRSISFE; encoded by the exons ATGGAGGTTATTAGCAATGGAAAGCAGGAGGAGGGGACTTCAAAAGATCCTTCGCAA GATAAAGTACTAGAGATAGCTGACAAGGTGTGCGAAATAGTAAAGAAGATACGAGAAGACTCTAGTAATGTTACGAAGGAGACAAACTTTGATGATTGTCTTGATGAAACAAAAATG TTGGAGATCTACGACGCCATTGAGGAGCAATTTGGGATTAGTTTTAATGACTACCATCTTGACAAAGTTGTCACACTTTATGATATTGCAAAACTTATTGAAGACCCGAGCAAATATCGTCGTAATCGAAAGCAGAGAATAATGGGTGAAGGTTTGAAAATGGGAGAAGCACGTGGTTTTCAAATTACAGCTGCCAGAAGAAAATCGAAGAAGGCAGCTCCTGCAAAAAATGATGCGGGAAGTAGGTCTATCTCTTTCGAATAA